The Heliangelus exortis chromosome 21, bHelExo1.hap1, whole genome shotgun sequence genome includes a window with the following:
- the NIPSNAP2 gene encoding protein NipSnap homolog 2, with the protein MAARVLLRRSLAGASAVPRLPPGGGLALRGLVSSASRPREDSWLKTLFVRKVDPRKDAHSNLLAKRETSSLYKLQIHNVKPECLEAYNKLCQEVLPKIHEEKHYPCALVGTWNTWYGEQDQAVHLWRYEGGYPALNEVMSKLRQNKEFTEFRKERGNMLLSRKNQLLLEFSFWNEPVPREGPNIYELRSYQLRPGTMIEWGNYWARAIRFRQDNNEAVGGFFSQIGQLYMVHHLWAYKDLQTREDIRNAAWNKPGWDELVYYTVPLIQEMESRIMIPLKISPLQ; encoded by the exons ATGGCGGCGAGAGTGCTGCTGCGGCGGAGCCTGGCGGGAGCCAGCGCCGTGCCGCGCCTCCCGCCCGGCGGCGGCCTGGCCCTCAG GGGGCTGGTATCTTCAGCTAGCAGACCTCGTGAAGACAGTTGGTTAAAAACGCTATTTGTTCGCAAAGTCGATCCAAGGAAAGATGCTCACTCCAACCTTCTAGCCAAAAGAGAGACCAGCAGTCTGTATAAACTACAGA TTCACAATGTAAAACCAGAATGTCTAGAGGCCTACAACAAGCTTTG TCAAGAGGTGCTGCCAAAGattcatgaagaaaaacactACCCATGTGCACTGGTGGGGACTTGGAACACGTGGTACGGAGAGCAAGATCAGGCTG ttcaTCTCTGGAGGTATGAGGGAGGCTATCCAGCTCTCAATGAGGTCATGAGTAAACTCCGTCAAAATAAG GAATTCACAGAGTTCCGCAAAGAACGGGGGAACATGCTCCTCTCACGCAAGAACCAGTTGTTGTTGGAGTTCAGTTTCTGGAATGAGCCTGTTCCCAGAGAGGGTCCTAATATTTATGAACTGAGATCCTACCAACTTAGA CCTGGAACAATGATTGAGTGGGGAAATTACTG GGCTCGTGCAATTCGTTTCCGACAGGACAATAATGAAGCAGTTGGAGGATTTTTCTCACAAATTGGACAGCTGTATATGGTTCACCACCTCTGGG CTTACAAAGACCTCCAAACCAGAGAAGATATAAGGAATGCTGCATGGAATAAACCTGGCTGGGATGAACTAGTCTATTACACAG tgcccCTTATTCAGGAAATGGAGTCCAGAATTATGATACCGTTGAAGATTTCTCCGCTTCAGTAA
- the PSPH gene encoding phosphoserine phosphatase isoform X2: MASLMEMKEIFRNADAVCFDVDSTVIREEGIDELAKFCGVGDAVAEMTRRAMGGTVTFKAALTARLGLIRPSYEQVQKLISDKPPQLTPGIRELVSRLHQRGVQVFLVSGGFQSIVEHVASQLNIPTANIYANRLKFYFNGEYAGFDETQPTAESGGKGKVITHLKEQFHFKKVVMIGDGATDMEACPPADCFIGFGGNIVRKQVKEKAKWYITHFDELLKELEER, translated from the exons ATGGCATCCCTCATGGAGATGAAAGAAATCTTCCGCAACGCCGACGCCGTGTGCTTTGATGTGGACAGTACAGTCATCAGGGAAGAAGGAATTGATGAACTGGCCAAGTTCTGTGGAGTTGGAGATGCAGTGGCAGAGAT GACCCGCAGAGCCATGGGTGGCACCGTGACATTCAAAGCAGCTTTAACAGCACGGCTGGGGCTCATACGTCCCTCCTATGAGCAAGTGCAGAAATTAATATCTGACAAACCCCCTCAGCTAACACCAGGAATAAG ggagctggtgaGCAGGCTCCATCAACGAGGGGTTCAGGTCTTCCTGGTGTCTGGGGGTTTTCAGAGCATTGTGGAGCACGTGGCCTCCCAGCTGAACATTCCAACAGCAAACATCTATGCCAACAGACTGAAGTTTTACTTTAATG GAGAATATGCAGGATTTGATGAAACACAACCAACAGCTGAGTcaggggggaaaggaaaggttATTACCCATCTGAAGGAACAATTCCACTTTAAGAAAGTAGTTATGATTGGAGATGGAGCTACAGATATGGAAGCCTGTCCTCCTGCT GACTGCTTCATTGGATTTGGAGGAAACATAGTCAGAAAACAAGTGAAGGAGAAAGCTAAATGGTACATTACTCACTTTGATGAACTGCTAAAGGAACTGGAAGAGCGATAA
- the PSPH gene encoding phosphoserine phosphatase isoform X1 — protein sequence MAQDKVQYCHSERDFILSPHSKKLPKRMASLMEMKEIFRNADAVCFDVDSTVIREEGIDELAKFCGVGDAVAEMTRRAMGGTVTFKAALTARLGLIRPSYEQVQKLISDKPPQLTPGIRELVSRLHQRGVQVFLVSGGFQSIVEHVASQLNIPTANIYANRLKFYFNGEYAGFDETQPTAESGGKGKVITHLKEQFHFKKVVMIGDGATDMEACPPADCFIGFGGNIVRKQVKEKAKWYITHFDELLKELEER from the exons ATGGCTCAAGACAAAGTGCAGTACTGCCACTCAGAGAGAGACTTTATCTTGTCCCCTCACAGTAAGAAGCTTCCTAAAAGGATGGCATCCCTCATGGAGATGAAAGAAATCTTCCGCAACGCCGACGCCGTGTGCTTTGATGTGGACAGTACAGTCATCAGGGAAGAAGGAATTGATGAACTGGCCAAGTTCTGTGGAGTTGGAGATGCAGTGGCAGAGAT GACCCGCAGAGCCATGGGTGGCACCGTGACATTCAAAGCAGCTTTAACAGCACGGCTGGGGCTCATACGTCCCTCCTATGAGCAAGTGCAGAAATTAATATCTGACAAACCCCCTCAGCTAACACCAGGAATAAG ggagctggtgaGCAGGCTCCATCAACGAGGGGTTCAGGTCTTCCTGGTGTCTGGGGGTTTTCAGAGCATTGTGGAGCACGTGGCCTCCCAGCTGAACATTCCAACAGCAAACATCTATGCCAACAGACTGAAGTTTTACTTTAATG GAGAATATGCAGGATTTGATGAAACACAACCAACAGCTGAGTcaggggggaaaggaaaggttATTACCCATCTGAAGGAACAATTCCACTTTAAGAAAGTAGTTATGATTGGAGATGGAGCTACAGATATGGAAGCCTGTCCTCCTGCT GACTGCTTCATTGGATTTGGAGGAAACATAGTCAGAAAACAAGTGAAGGAGAAAGCTAAATGGTACATTACTCACTTTGATGAACTGCTAAAGGAACTGGAAGAGCGATAA
- the MRPS17 gene encoding small ribosomal subunit protein uS17m, translating into MSVPRGAVHAKWIVGKVIGTKMQKTAKVRVTRLVLDPYLLKFFNKRKTYFAHDPLQQCTVGDIVLLKALPERRSKHVKHELAEIVFKVGNVIDPITGKPCAGTRFLENLSDSENLTEADTTYLSEKLQELKVGSTDK; encoded by the exons ATGTCTGTGCCACGTGGAGCTGTCCATGCAAAATGGATAGTGGGGAAAGTTATAGGaaccaaaatgcagaaaactgcCAAAGTGAGAGTTACCAggcttgtgctggatccctACTTACTAAAG ttcttTAACAAAAGAAAGACCTATTTTGCCCATGACCCACTGCAGCAGTGCACAGTTGGAGACATTGTTCTTCTTAAAGCTTTGCCCGAGCGAAGGAGCAAACACGTGAAACATGAACTGGCTGAAATTGTCTTCAAGGTTGGAAATGTCATAGATCCAATAACAGGAAAACCCTGTGCAGGAACCAGATTCCTGGAAAATCTGTCAGATTCAGAAAATCTGACTGAGGCAGATACTACCTATCTAAGTGAAAAACTTCAGGAACTTAAAGTTGGTTCAACAGACaaataa